Proteins from one Deltaproteobacteria bacterium genomic window:
- a CDS encoding ATP-binding protein, protein MKRIINLPKSHSFFLFGARATGKTWLMREHFAKGTTMFLDLLTPKDYDRFSQNPSSLSEIVAALPSQGDCWVIIDEVQKVPQLLDMVHLEIEAHSRSQMGVTTERPSRRRLFFALTGSSARKLKRGRANMLAGRAFLRHLYPLVSSEFGDAFNLGFVLQWGSLPGIVTASSDEERNELLMAYIHTYLKEEILAEQLAREAPPFRRFLECAAQTNGEIVNFSSIARDVGLSSNTVLSYFQILEDTLLAYRLQPYHQSIRKRERRGPKFYLFDCGVARALLGLQNQPLLSNNYGYGRTFEHFIFLEIYRLASYAGSDFQLSYLQTKDGLEIDLLIERPGMPLALIEIKSTGTVQDVHLRGLRSVKKDFPDAQQMILSQEPRPRLVDGIHIMPWQMGIRELGFDKKTR, encoded by the coding sequence ATGAAAAGAATAATTAACCTGCCGAAATCACACTCTTTTTTTCTTTTTGGAGCCCGGGCAACAGGAAAAACATGGCTGATGCGGGAGCACTTTGCAAAGGGGACAACCATGTTCCTGGATTTGCTTACACCAAAAGATTATGACCGGTTCTCTCAAAATCCTTCCTCATTATCCGAAATTGTCGCGGCCCTCCCGAGTCAGGGCGATTGTTGGGTCATTATTGATGAAGTACAAAAAGTTCCCCAACTTTTGGATATGGTCCATCTTGAAATTGAAGCCCACAGTCGGTCCCAGATGGGAGTCACGACAGAGCGTCCCTCCAGGCGGCGGCTCTTTTTTGCCTTGACCGGCTCAAGCGCCCGCAAATTAAAACGGGGGAGGGCGAATATGTTGGCCGGTCGCGCCTTTCTTCGGCACCTTTATCCGCTTGTATCATCCGAATTTGGCGATGCATTTAATCTTGGTTTTGTTCTTCAGTGGGGAAGTCTGCCGGGGATTGTTACCGCTTCTTCCGATGAAGAACGGAATGAATTGCTCATGGCTTATATTCATACCTACCTCAAAGAAGAAATCCTTGCCGAGCAATTGGCGCGGGAAGCTCCCCCTTTTCGTCGTTTTTTGGAATGCGCGGCCCAGACCAATGGGGAAATTGTGAATTTTTCCTCTATTGCACGGGATGTCGGCTTGAGTTCCAACACGGTCTTGAGCTATTTCCAGATACTCGAAGACACCCTCCTTGCTTATCGGTTGCAACCTTACCATCAATCCATCCGAAAAAGAGAACGAAGGGGGCCAAAATTTTATTTGTTTGATTGTGGCGTTGCCCGGGCTTTACTGGGGCTTCAAAATCAGCCCCTTCTATCCAATAACTACGGATATGGCCGCACCTTTGAACATTTTATTTTTCTTGAGATATACCGTTTGGCATCTTACGCAGGTTCCGATTTTCAGTTGAGTTATCTTCAAACCAAGGATGGCCTCGAAATTGACTTGCTCATTGAACGTCCCGGAATGCCGCTGGCATTAATCGAGATTAAATCAACCGGCACCGTTCAAGATGTTCATTTGCGAGGGCTTCGATCGGTCAAAAAAGATTTTCCCGATGCCCAACAAATGATTCTTTCCCAAGAGCCCAGACCCCGCCTTGTTGATGGCATTCACATTATGCCTTGGCAGATGGGGATTCGTGAACTCGGTTTCGATAAAAAGACGAGGTGA
- a CDS encoding nucleotidyltransferase domain-containing protein, giving the protein MNKSEIEKALGEIVKRIVNTAHPSRIILFGSAARGEMGRHSDFDLLIVVPPTVHRRMTAQKIYRNLIGVGMGADIVVVTESDIERYKNNSGLVIKPALQEGRTLYAA; this is encoded by the coding sequence ATGAATAAATCCGAAATCGAGAAGGCACTCGGCGAAATTGTCAAAAGGATTGTCAATACGGCGCATCCCAGCCGAATCATCCTGTTTGGATCGGCCGCTCGCGGTGAAATGGGGCGTCACAGTGATTTCGATCTCCTTATTGTTGTGCCTCCCACGGTTCACCGTCGGATGACGGCACAAAAAATTTACCGCAATCTGATTGGTGTCGGCATGGGAGCCGATATAGTTGTTGTCACCGAAAGCGATATTGAGCGTTACAAAAACAACTCCGGTTTGGTCATAAAGCCGGCCCTTCAAGAGGGGAGAACCTTATATGCCGCCTGA